The following are encoded in a window of Kogia breviceps isolate mKogBre1 chromosome 12, mKogBre1 haplotype 1, whole genome shotgun sequence genomic DNA:
- the PLEKHG6 gene encoding pleckstrin homology domain-containing family G member 6 isoform X4, whose product MHAFGPPNEGRLQGLVASRIETYGGRLRASTPSTPGSLYPRGGPVLDPRGRHLQGYVPFTKGSGPARGLSPLRLREPEPEKRHGGPFGAGTPHFPKLKEVTRAQELEVRLHTFSMFGMPRLPPEDRRHWEIGEDSDSSLAIEKSWKELVPRHKEMSRELCHQQEALWELLTTELIYVRKLKIMTDLLAAGLLNLQRVGLLTEVSAETLFGNVPSLIRAHWSFWEEVLGPTLEKTRASGQPLDPVSLQNGFLSFSQRFQPYVLYCLRVKQTMAYAWEQQDSNPLFHTFVQWCEKHKRSGGQMLGDLLIKPYQRITKYPLLLQAVLKRSPEARTRGALTAMIAAAESFLQHINQQVRQGEEQERLVAAAQRIGPYEVLEPSSEEVEKNLRPFSTLDLTAPMPGVAPEHARQLLLEGPARMKEGREWKLDVYLFLFSDVLLVTKPLRRADKAKVIRPPLMLEKLVCRPLRDPSSFLLIHLTEFQCVSSALTVHCPSATDRALWLEKTQQAQGLGRGKGTSAGNKELSEMRPRGERRKEAGSEGRRPSAHSFSASVLSAPAAPGNCRDNGNHRAGPTGELCLSPCKS is encoded by the exons ATGCACGCCTTTGGTCCTCCCAATGAGGGTCGCCTCCAAGGACTGGTGGCCTCCCGCATTGAGACGTATGGGGGCCGGCTTCGGGCCTCCACCCCGAGTACTCCTGGTAGCCTCTATCCCCGAGGAGGCCCCGTGCTG GATCCCAGGGGCCGACACCTTCAAGGCTATGTCCCCTTTACCAAGGGTTCTGGCCCGGCCCGAGGCCTGTCTCCCCTGAGGCTGCGAGAACCAGAGCCTGAGAAGAGGCATGGAGGCCCCTTTGGGGCTGGGACACCTCACTTCCCAAAACTCAAG GAAGTCACCAGAGCCCAAGAGCTGGAGGTGAGGCTGCACACGTTCAGCATGTTTGGGATGCCCCGCCTGCCCCCAGAGGACCGGCGGCACTGGGAGATCGGAGAGGACAGTGACAGCAGCCTGGCCATTGAGAAGTCCTGGAAGGAGCTGGTGCCTCGGCACAAG GAGATGAGCCGGGAGCTCTGCCACCAGCAGGAAGCGCTGTGGGAGCTACTGACCACGGAGCTCATCTACGTGAGGAAGCTCAAGATCATGACGGAT CTCCTAGCCGCCGGTTTGCTGAACTTGCAACGAGTGGGGCTGCTGACGGAA GTGTCAGCTGAGACCCTGTTTGGAAATGTCCCCAGCCTGATCCGAGCCCACTGGAGCTTTTGGGAAGAGGTGCTGGGGCCCACCCTGGAGAAGACGCGCGCCTCGGGCCAGCCTCTGGACCCCGTCAGCCTGCAAAACGGCTTCCTGTCG TTCAGCCAGCGCTTCCAGCCCTACGTCCTGTACTGCCTGCGAGTGAAGCAGACCATGGCCTACGCCTGGGAACAGCAGGACAGCAACCCTCTCTTCCACACCTTCGTGCAG TGGTGTGAGAAGCACAAGCGCTCGGGGGGCCAGATGCTGGGGGACCTCCTCATCAAGCCCTACCAGCGCATCACCAAGTACCCACTGCTGCTCCAGGCCGTGCTCAAGAGGAGCCCCGAGGCCCGCACCCGCGGGGCCCTGACCGCCATG ATCGCAGCGGCGGAGTCATTCCTCCAACACATCAACCAGCAGGTGCGCCAGGGCGAAGAGCAGGAGAGGTTGGTGGCTGCAGCCCAGCGCATCGGGCCCTACGAGGTCCTGGAGCCGTCGAGCGAGGAGGTGGAGAAG AACCTGCGTCCGTTCTCCACGCTGGACCTGACGGCCCCCATGCCGGGGGTCGCTCCTGAGCACGCCAGGCAGCTGCTGCTCGAGGGGCCTGCGCGCATGAAGGAGGGACGAGAATGGAAG CTGGATGTGTACCTGTTCCTCTTCTCTGATGTGCTCCTGGTGACCAAGCCCCTTCGCAGGGCAGACAAAGCCAAGGTTATCCGCCCGCCCCTCATGCTGGAGAAGCTTGTGTGCCGACCGCTCCGAGATCCAA GCAGCTTCCTGCTTATCCACCTCACCGAATTCCAGTGCGTCTCCAGCGCCCTCACTGTGCACTGTCCCAGCGCTACAGACCGTGCCCTATGGCTGGAGAAGACCCAGCAGGCCCAG GGgctgggaagaggaaaaggaaccaGTGCCGGGAACAAGGAGCTATCAGAGATGAGGCCGAGAGGTGAACGGAGGAAAGAGGCGGGCTCGGAGGGCCGGCGGCCCAGCGCTCACTCATTCTCTGCATCAGTTCTCTCAGCTCCGGCCGCACCTGGGAACTGCAGGGATAATGGGAACCACCGTGCAGGACCGACGGGAGAGTTATGTTT GTCACCCTGCAAAAGCTGA
- the PLEKHG6 gene encoding pleckstrin homology domain-containing family G member 6 isoform X3 produces MHAFGPPNEGRLQGLVASRIETYGGRLRASTPSTPGSLYPRGGPVLDPRGRHLQGYVPFTKGSGPARGLSPLRLREPEPEKRHGGPFGAGTPHFPKLKEVTRAQELEVRLHTFSMFGMPRLPPEDRRHWEIGEDSDSSLAIEKSWKELVPRHKEMSRELCHQQEALWELLTTELIYVRKLKIMTDVSAETLFGNVPSLIRAHWSFWEEVLGPTLEKTRASGQPLDPVSLQNGFLSFSQRFQPYVLYCLRVKQTMAYAWEQQDSNPLFHTFVQWCEKHKRSGGQMLGDLLIKPYQRITKYPLLLQAVLKRSPEARTRGALTAMIAAAESFLQHINQQVRQGEEQERLVAAAQRIGPYEVLEPSSEEVEKNLRPFSTLDLTAPMPGVAPEHARQLLLEGPARMKEGREWKLDVYLFLFSDVLLVTKPLRRADKAKVIRPPLMLEKLVCRPLRDPSSFLLIHLTEFQCVSSALTVHCPSATDRALWLEKTQQAQVTLQKLKAECPQQKRELLGLYQDRDGGASGPRPSTPSEEGSESSTEGSNCRNPESSTVIPQLVVTEDTDEDAPSVPDDASDSGYGTLVPGSARAPHFPPNRLRSRALRRDPRRTSSTLDLRDVSLHPQPPDPQAPQRRSAPELPEESVQKGGSLPRGDPPTSSEEEDRTSVGENVVVEALHRARLRGQLSPSTTHTDSAGESPWESSADEEEEGPFLGPGYSPSPHPLRAEDMLREIREELASQRIERVPEPGDSRPQKLTRVQLQRMRGLHVIHLDTPLSISEV; encoded by the exons ATGCACGCCTTTGGTCCTCCCAATGAGGGTCGCCTCCAAGGACTGGTGGCCTCCCGCATTGAGACGTATGGGGGCCGGCTTCGGGCCTCCACCCCGAGTACTCCTGGTAGCCTCTATCCCCGAGGAGGCCCCGTGCTG GATCCCAGGGGCCGACACCTTCAAGGCTATGTCCCCTTTACCAAGGGTTCTGGCCCGGCCCGAGGCCTGTCTCCCCTGAGGCTGCGAGAACCAGAGCCTGAGAAGAGGCATGGAGGCCCCTTTGGGGCTGGGACACCTCACTTCCCAAAACTCAAG GAAGTCACCAGAGCCCAAGAGCTGGAGGTGAGGCTGCACACGTTCAGCATGTTTGGGATGCCCCGCCTGCCCCCAGAGGACCGGCGGCACTGGGAGATCGGAGAGGACAGTGACAGCAGCCTGGCCATTGAGAAGTCCTGGAAGGAGCTGGTGCCTCGGCACAAG GAGATGAGCCGGGAGCTCTGCCACCAGCAGGAAGCGCTGTGGGAGCTACTGACCACGGAGCTCATCTACGTGAGGAAGCTCAAGATCATGACGGAT GTGTCAGCTGAGACCCTGTTTGGAAATGTCCCCAGCCTGATCCGAGCCCACTGGAGCTTTTGGGAAGAGGTGCTGGGGCCCACCCTGGAGAAGACGCGCGCCTCGGGCCAGCCTCTGGACCCCGTCAGCCTGCAAAACGGCTTCCTGTCG TTCAGCCAGCGCTTCCAGCCCTACGTCCTGTACTGCCTGCGAGTGAAGCAGACCATGGCCTACGCCTGGGAACAGCAGGACAGCAACCCTCTCTTCCACACCTTCGTGCAG TGGTGTGAGAAGCACAAGCGCTCGGGGGGCCAGATGCTGGGGGACCTCCTCATCAAGCCCTACCAGCGCATCACCAAGTACCCACTGCTGCTCCAGGCCGTGCTCAAGAGGAGCCCCGAGGCCCGCACCCGCGGGGCCCTGACCGCCATG ATCGCAGCGGCGGAGTCATTCCTCCAACACATCAACCAGCAGGTGCGCCAGGGCGAAGAGCAGGAGAGGTTGGTGGCTGCAGCCCAGCGCATCGGGCCCTACGAGGTCCTGGAGCCGTCGAGCGAGGAGGTGGAGAAG AACCTGCGTCCGTTCTCCACGCTGGACCTGACGGCCCCCATGCCGGGGGTCGCTCCTGAGCACGCCAGGCAGCTGCTGCTCGAGGGGCCTGCGCGCATGAAGGAGGGACGAGAATGGAAG CTGGATGTGTACCTGTTCCTCTTCTCTGATGTGCTCCTGGTGACCAAGCCCCTTCGCAGGGCAGACAAAGCCAAGGTTATCCGCCCGCCCCTCATGCTGGAGAAGCTTGTGTGCCGACCGCTCCGAGATCCAA GCAGCTTCCTGCTTATCCACCTCACCGAATTCCAGTGCGTCTCCAGCGCCCTCACTGTGCACTGTCCCAGCGCTACAGACCGTGCCCTATGGCTGGAGAAGACCCAGCAGGCCCAG GTCACCCTGCAAAAGCTGAAGGCAGAGTGCCCCCAGCAGAAGAGGGAGCTCCTGGGCCTCTATCAGGACCGGGACGGGGGCGCCTCAGGCCCCAGGCCCTCCACGCCGTCCGAAGAAGGCTCTGAGAGCAGCACAGAGGGAAG TAACTGTAGGAATCCCGAGTCCTCGACCGTCATCCCCCAGCTGGTGGTGACAGAAGACACAGATGAAGATGCTCCCTCGGTACCAGATGATGCCTCGGACTCTGGCTATGGCACTCTGGTCCCAGGCTCCGCCAGGGCACCCCACTTCCCGCCAAACCGTCTACGCTCCAGGGCCCTTCGGCGGGACCCTCGCCGCACCTCCTCCACCCTGGACCTCCGAGATGTCTCTTTGCATCCTCAGCCTCCTGACCCCCAAGCTCCCCAACGCCGAAGCGCCCCTGAACTGCCAGAGGAAAGTGTCCAGAAAGGAGGCAGCCTTCCCAGGGGAGACCCACCGACCTCGTCTGAGGAAGAAGACAGGACCTCGGTTGGAGAGAATGTGGTAGTGGAAGCCTTACATAGGGCCCGACTTCGGGGGCAGCTCTCCCCCTCCACGACCCACACTGACTCTGCTGGGGAAAGCCCCTGGGAATCCTCAGCGGACGAGGAAGAAGAGGGGCCCTTCCTGGGACCCGGCTacagcccctcccctcacccGCTCCGGGCCGAGGACATGCTCCGGGAGATCCGGGAGGAACTGGCCAGTCAAAGGATTGAGAGAGTCCCCGAGCCTGGGGACAGCAGACCTCAGAAGCTGACTCGGGTCCAACTGCAGAGGATGCGGGGCCTTCACGTCATACACCTGGACACGCCCCTGTCCATATC AGAGGTGTGA
- the PLEKHG6 gene encoding pleckstrin homology domain-containing family G member 6 isoform X2 translates to MHAFGPPNEGRLQGLVASRIETYGGRLRASTPSTPGSLYPRGGPVLDPRGRHLQGYVPFTKGSGPARGLSPLRLREPEPEKRHGGPFGAGTPHFPKLKEVTRAQELEVRLHTFSMFGMPRLPPEDRRHWEIGEDSDSSLAIEKSWKELVPRHKEMSRELCHQQEALWELLTTELIYVRKLKIMTDLLAAGLLNLQRVGLLTEVSAETLFGNVPSLIRAHWSFWEEVLGPTLEKTRASGQPLDPVSLQNGFLSFSQRFQPYVLYCLRVKQTMAYAWEQQDSNPLFHTFVQWCEKHKRSGGQMLGDLLIKPYQRITKYPLLLQAVLKRSPEARTRGALTAMIAAAESFLQHINQQVRQGEEQERLVAAAQRIGPYEVLEPSSEEVEKNLRPFSTLDLTAPMPGVAPEHARQLLLEGPARMKEGREWKLDVYLFLFSDVLLVTKPLRRADKAKVIRPPLMLEKLVCRPLRDPSSFLLIHLTEFQCVSSALTVHCPSATDRALWLEKTQQAQVTLQKLKAECPQQKRELLGLYQDRDGGASGPRPSTPSEEGSESSTEGRNPESSTVIPQLVVTEDTDEDAPSVPDDASDSGYGTLVPGSARAPHFPPNRLRSRALRRDPRRTSSTLDLRDVSLHPQPPDPQAPQRRSAPELPEESVQKGGSLPRGDPPTSSEEEDRTSVGENVVVEALHRARLRGQLSPSTTHTDSAGESPWESSADEEEEGPFLGPGYSPSPHPLRAEDMLREIREELASQRIERVPEPGDSRPQKLTRVQLQRMRGLHVIHLDTPLSISEV, encoded by the exons ATGCACGCCTTTGGTCCTCCCAATGAGGGTCGCCTCCAAGGACTGGTGGCCTCCCGCATTGAGACGTATGGGGGCCGGCTTCGGGCCTCCACCCCGAGTACTCCTGGTAGCCTCTATCCCCGAGGAGGCCCCGTGCTG GATCCCAGGGGCCGACACCTTCAAGGCTATGTCCCCTTTACCAAGGGTTCTGGCCCGGCCCGAGGCCTGTCTCCCCTGAGGCTGCGAGAACCAGAGCCTGAGAAGAGGCATGGAGGCCCCTTTGGGGCTGGGACACCTCACTTCCCAAAACTCAAG GAAGTCACCAGAGCCCAAGAGCTGGAGGTGAGGCTGCACACGTTCAGCATGTTTGGGATGCCCCGCCTGCCCCCAGAGGACCGGCGGCACTGGGAGATCGGAGAGGACAGTGACAGCAGCCTGGCCATTGAGAAGTCCTGGAAGGAGCTGGTGCCTCGGCACAAG GAGATGAGCCGGGAGCTCTGCCACCAGCAGGAAGCGCTGTGGGAGCTACTGACCACGGAGCTCATCTACGTGAGGAAGCTCAAGATCATGACGGAT CTCCTAGCCGCCGGTTTGCTGAACTTGCAACGAGTGGGGCTGCTGACGGAA GTGTCAGCTGAGACCCTGTTTGGAAATGTCCCCAGCCTGATCCGAGCCCACTGGAGCTTTTGGGAAGAGGTGCTGGGGCCCACCCTGGAGAAGACGCGCGCCTCGGGCCAGCCTCTGGACCCCGTCAGCCTGCAAAACGGCTTCCTGTCG TTCAGCCAGCGCTTCCAGCCCTACGTCCTGTACTGCCTGCGAGTGAAGCAGACCATGGCCTACGCCTGGGAACAGCAGGACAGCAACCCTCTCTTCCACACCTTCGTGCAG TGGTGTGAGAAGCACAAGCGCTCGGGGGGCCAGATGCTGGGGGACCTCCTCATCAAGCCCTACCAGCGCATCACCAAGTACCCACTGCTGCTCCAGGCCGTGCTCAAGAGGAGCCCCGAGGCCCGCACCCGCGGGGCCCTGACCGCCATG ATCGCAGCGGCGGAGTCATTCCTCCAACACATCAACCAGCAGGTGCGCCAGGGCGAAGAGCAGGAGAGGTTGGTGGCTGCAGCCCAGCGCATCGGGCCCTACGAGGTCCTGGAGCCGTCGAGCGAGGAGGTGGAGAAG AACCTGCGTCCGTTCTCCACGCTGGACCTGACGGCCCCCATGCCGGGGGTCGCTCCTGAGCACGCCAGGCAGCTGCTGCTCGAGGGGCCTGCGCGCATGAAGGAGGGACGAGAATGGAAG CTGGATGTGTACCTGTTCCTCTTCTCTGATGTGCTCCTGGTGACCAAGCCCCTTCGCAGGGCAGACAAAGCCAAGGTTATCCGCCCGCCCCTCATGCTGGAGAAGCTTGTGTGCCGACCGCTCCGAGATCCAA GCAGCTTCCTGCTTATCCACCTCACCGAATTCCAGTGCGTCTCCAGCGCCCTCACTGTGCACTGTCCCAGCGCTACAGACCGTGCCCTATGGCTGGAGAAGACCCAGCAGGCCCAG GTCACCCTGCAAAAGCTGAAGGCAGAGTGCCCCCAGCAGAAGAGGGAGCTCCTGGGCCTCTATCAGGACCGGGACGGGGGCGCCTCAGGCCCCAGGCCCTCCACGCCGTCCGAAGAAGGCTCTGAGAGCAGCACAGAGGGAAG GAATCCCGAGTCCTCGACCGTCATCCCCCAGCTGGTGGTGACAGAAGACACAGATGAAGATGCTCCCTCGGTACCAGATGATGCCTCGGACTCTGGCTATGGCACTCTGGTCCCAGGCTCCGCCAGGGCACCCCACTTCCCGCCAAACCGTCTACGCTCCAGGGCCCTTCGGCGGGACCCTCGCCGCACCTCCTCCACCCTGGACCTCCGAGATGTCTCTTTGCATCCTCAGCCTCCTGACCCCCAAGCTCCCCAACGCCGAAGCGCCCCTGAACTGCCAGAGGAAAGTGTCCAGAAAGGAGGCAGCCTTCCCAGGGGAGACCCACCGACCTCGTCTGAGGAAGAAGACAGGACCTCGGTTGGAGAGAATGTGGTAGTGGAAGCCTTACATAGGGCCCGACTTCGGGGGCAGCTCTCCCCCTCCACGACCCACACTGACTCTGCTGGGGAAAGCCCCTGGGAATCCTCAGCGGACGAGGAAGAAGAGGGGCCCTTCCTGGGACCCGGCTacagcccctcccctcacccGCTCCGGGCCGAGGACATGCTCCGGGAGATCCGGGAGGAACTGGCCAGTCAAAGGATTGAGAGAGTCCCCGAGCCTGGGGACAGCAGACCTCAGAAGCTGACTCGGGTCCAACTGCAGAGGATGCGGGGCCTTCACGTCATACACCTGGACACGCCCCTGTCCATATC AGAGGTGTGA
- the PLEKHG6 gene encoding pleckstrin homology domain-containing family G member 6 isoform X5: MHAFGPPNEGRLQGLVASRIETYGGRLRASTPSTPGSLYPRGGPVLDPRGRHLQGYVPFTKGSGPARGLSPLRLREPEPEKRHGGPFGAGTPHFPKLKEVTRAQELEVRLHTFSMFGMPRLPPEDRRHWEIGEDSDSSLAIEKSWKELVPRHKEMSRELCHQQEALWELLTTELIYVRKLKIMTDLLAAGLLNLQRVGLLTEVSAETLFGNVPSLIRAHWSFWEEVLGPTLEKTRASGQPLDPVSLQNGFLSFSQRFQPYVLYCLRVKQTMAYAWEQQDSNPLFHTFVQWCEKHKRSGGQMLGDLLIKPYQRITKYPLLLQAVLKRSPEARTRGALTAMIAAAESFLQHINQQVRQGEEQERLVAAAQRIGPYEVLEPSSEEVEKNLRPFSTLDLTAPMPGVAPEHARQLLLEGPARMKEGREWKLDVYLFLFSDVLLVTKPLRRADKAKVIRPPLMLEKLVCRPLRDPSSFLLIHLTEFQCVSSALTVHCPSATDRALWLEKTQQAQVWLCGFSF, from the exons ATGCACGCCTTTGGTCCTCCCAATGAGGGTCGCCTCCAAGGACTGGTGGCCTCCCGCATTGAGACGTATGGGGGCCGGCTTCGGGCCTCCACCCCGAGTACTCCTGGTAGCCTCTATCCCCGAGGAGGCCCCGTGCTG GATCCCAGGGGCCGACACCTTCAAGGCTATGTCCCCTTTACCAAGGGTTCTGGCCCGGCCCGAGGCCTGTCTCCCCTGAGGCTGCGAGAACCAGAGCCTGAGAAGAGGCATGGAGGCCCCTTTGGGGCTGGGACACCTCACTTCCCAAAACTCAAG GAAGTCACCAGAGCCCAAGAGCTGGAGGTGAGGCTGCACACGTTCAGCATGTTTGGGATGCCCCGCCTGCCCCCAGAGGACCGGCGGCACTGGGAGATCGGAGAGGACAGTGACAGCAGCCTGGCCATTGAGAAGTCCTGGAAGGAGCTGGTGCCTCGGCACAAG GAGATGAGCCGGGAGCTCTGCCACCAGCAGGAAGCGCTGTGGGAGCTACTGACCACGGAGCTCATCTACGTGAGGAAGCTCAAGATCATGACGGAT CTCCTAGCCGCCGGTTTGCTGAACTTGCAACGAGTGGGGCTGCTGACGGAA GTGTCAGCTGAGACCCTGTTTGGAAATGTCCCCAGCCTGATCCGAGCCCACTGGAGCTTTTGGGAAGAGGTGCTGGGGCCCACCCTGGAGAAGACGCGCGCCTCGGGCCAGCCTCTGGACCCCGTCAGCCTGCAAAACGGCTTCCTGTCG TTCAGCCAGCGCTTCCAGCCCTACGTCCTGTACTGCCTGCGAGTGAAGCAGACCATGGCCTACGCCTGGGAACAGCAGGACAGCAACCCTCTCTTCCACACCTTCGTGCAG TGGTGTGAGAAGCACAAGCGCTCGGGGGGCCAGATGCTGGGGGACCTCCTCATCAAGCCCTACCAGCGCATCACCAAGTACCCACTGCTGCTCCAGGCCGTGCTCAAGAGGAGCCCCGAGGCCCGCACCCGCGGGGCCCTGACCGCCATG ATCGCAGCGGCGGAGTCATTCCTCCAACACATCAACCAGCAGGTGCGCCAGGGCGAAGAGCAGGAGAGGTTGGTGGCTGCAGCCCAGCGCATCGGGCCCTACGAGGTCCTGGAGCCGTCGAGCGAGGAGGTGGAGAAG AACCTGCGTCCGTTCTCCACGCTGGACCTGACGGCCCCCATGCCGGGGGTCGCTCCTGAGCACGCCAGGCAGCTGCTGCTCGAGGGGCCTGCGCGCATGAAGGAGGGACGAGAATGGAAG CTGGATGTGTACCTGTTCCTCTTCTCTGATGTGCTCCTGGTGACCAAGCCCCTTCGCAGGGCAGACAAAGCCAAGGTTATCCGCCCGCCCCTCATGCTGGAGAAGCTTGTGTGCCGACCGCTCCGAGATCCAA GCAGCTTCCTGCTTATCCACCTCACCGAATTCCAGTGCGTCTCCAGCGCCCTCACTGTGCACTGTCCCAGCGCTACAGACCGTGCCCTATGGCTGGAGAAGACCCAGCAGGCCCAG GTCTGGCTGTGTGGCTTCAGCTTTTAG
- the PLEKHG6 gene encoding pleckstrin homology domain-containing family G member 6 isoform X1, translated as MHAFGPPNEGRLQGLVASRIETYGGRLRASTPSTPGSLYPRGGPVLDPRGRHLQGYVPFTKGSGPARGLSPLRLREPEPEKRHGGPFGAGTPHFPKLKEVTRAQELEVRLHTFSMFGMPRLPPEDRRHWEIGEDSDSSLAIEKSWKELVPRHKEMSRELCHQQEALWELLTTELIYVRKLKIMTDLLAAGLLNLQRVGLLTEVSAETLFGNVPSLIRAHWSFWEEVLGPTLEKTRASGQPLDPVSLQNGFLSFSQRFQPYVLYCLRVKQTMAYAWEQQDSNPLFHTFVQWCEKHKRSGGQMLGDLLIKPYQRITKYPLLLQAVLKRSPEARTRGALTAMIAAAESFLQHINQQVRQGEEQERLVAAAQRIGPYEVLEPSSEEVEKNLRPFSTLDLTAPMPGVAPEHARQLLLEGPARMKEGREWKLDVYLFLFSDVLLVTKPLRRADKAKVIRPPLMLEKLVCRPLRDPSSFLLIHLTEFQCVSSALTVHCPSATDRALWLEKTQQAQVTLQKLKAECPQQKRELLGLYQDRDGGASGPRPSTPSEEGSESSTEGSNCRNPESSTVIPQLVVTEDTDEDAPSVPDDASDSGYGTLVPGSARAPHFPPNRLRSRALRRDPRRTSSTLDLRDVSLHPQPPDPQAPQRRSAPELPEESVQKGGSLPRGDPPTSSEEEDRTSVGENVVVEALHRARLRGQLSPSTTHTDSAGESPWESSADEEEEGPFLGPGYSPSPHPLRAEDMLREIREELASQRIERVPEPGDSRPQKLTRVQLQRMRGLHVIHLDTPLSISEV; from the exons ATGCACGCCTTTGGTCCTCCCAATGAGGGTCGCCTCCAAGGACTGGTGGCCTCCCGCATTGAGACGTATGGGGGCCGGCTTCGGGCCTCCACCCCGAGTACTCCTGGTAGCCTCTATCCCCGAGGAGGCCCCGTGCTG GATCCCAGGGGCCGACACCTTCAAGGCTATGTCCCCTTTACCAAGGGTTCTGGCCCGGCCCGAGGCCTGTCTCCCCTGAGGCTGCGAGAACCAGAGCCTGAGAAGAGGCATGGAGGCCCCTTTGGGGCTGGGACACCTCACTTCCCAAAACTCAAG GAAGTCACCAGAGCCCAAGAGCTGGAGGTGAGGCTGCACACGTTCAGCATGTTTGGGATGCCCCGCCTGCCCCCAGAGGACCGGCGGCACTGGGAGATCGGAGAGGACAGTGACAGCAGCCTGGCCATTGAGAAGTCCTGGAAGGAGCTGGTGCCTCGGCACAAG GAGATGAGCCGGGAGCTCTGCCACCAGCAGGAAGCGCTGTGGGAGCTACTGACCACGGAGCTCATCTACGTGAGGAAGCTCAAGATCATGACGGAT CTCCTAGCCGCCGGTTTGCTGAACTTGCAACGAGTGGGGCTGCTGACGGAA GTGTCAGCTGAGACCCTGTTTGGAAATGTCCCCAGCCTGATCCGAGCCCACTGGAGCTTTTGGGAAGAGGTGCTGGGGCCCACCCTGGAGAAGACGCGCGCCTCGGGCCAGCCTCTGGACCCCGTCAGCCTGCAAAACGGCTTCCTGTCG TTCAGCCAGCGCTTCCAGCCCTACGTCCTGTACTGCCTGCGAGTGAAGCAGACCATGGCCTACGCCTGGGAACAGCAGGACAGCAACCCTCTCTTCCACACCTTCGTGCAG TGGTGTGAGAAGCACAAGCGCTCGGGGGGCCAGATGCTGGGGGACCTCCTCATCAAGCCCTACCAGCGCATCACCAAGTACCCACTGCTGCTCCAGGCCGTGCTCAAGAGGAGCCCCGAGGCCCGCACCCGCGGGGCCCTGACCGCCATG ATCGCAGCGGCGGAGTCATTCCTCCAACACATCAACCAGCAGGTGCGCCAGGGCGAAGAGCAGGAGAGGTTGGTGGCTGCAGCCCAGCGCATCGGGCCCTACGAGGTCCTGGAGCCGTCGAGCGAGGAGGTGGAGAAG AACCTGCGTCCGTTCTCCACGCTGGACCTGACGGCCCCCATGCCGGGGGTCGCTCCTGAGCACGCCAGGCAGCTGCTGCTCGAGGGGCCTGCGCGCATGAAGGAGGGACGAGAATGGAAG CTGGATGTGTACCTGTTCCTCTTCTCTGATGTGCTCCTGGTGACCAAGCCCCTTCGCAGGGCAGACAAAGCCAAGGTTATCCGCCCGCCCCTCATGCTGGAGAAGCTTGTGTGCCGACCGCTCCGAGATCCAA GCAGCTTCCTGCTTATCCACCTCACCGAATTCCAGTGCGTCTCCAGCGCCCTCACTGTGCACTGTCCCAGCGCTACAGACCGTGCCCTATGGCTGGAGAAGACCCAGCAGGCCCAG GTCACCCTGCAAAAGCTGAAGGCAGAGTGCCCCCAGCAGAAGAGGGAGCTCCTGGGCCTCTATCAGGACCGGGACGGGGGCGCCTCAGGCCCCAGGCCCTCCACGCCGTCCGAAGAAGGCTCTGAGAGCAGCACAGAGGGAAG TAACTGTAGGAATCCCGAGTCCTCGACCGTCATCCCCCAGCTGGTGGTGACAGAAGACACAGATGAAGATGCTCCCTCGGTACCAGATGATGCCTCGGACTCTGGCTATGGCACTCTGGTCCCAGGCTCCGCCAGGGCACCCCACTTCCCGCCAAACCGTCTACGCTCCAGGGCCCTTCGGCGGGACCCTCGCCGCACCTCCTCCACCCTGGACCTCCGAGATGTCTCTTTGCATCCTCAGCCTCCTGACCCCCAAGCTCCCCAACGCCGAAGCGCCCCTGAACTGCCAGAGGAAAGTGTCCAGAAAGGAGGCAGCCTTCCCAGGGGAGACCCACCGACCTCGTCTGAGGAAGAAGACAGGACCTCGGTTGGAGAGAATGTGGTAGTGGAAGCCTTACATAGGGCCCGACTTCGGGGGCAGCTCTCCCCCTCCACGACCCACACTGACTCTGCTGGGGAAAGCCCCTGGGAATCCTCAGCGGACGAGGAAGAAGAGGGGCCCTTCCTGGGACCCGGCTacagcccctcccctcacccGCTCCGGGCCGAGGACATGCTCCGGGAGATCCGGGAGGAACTGGCCAGTCAAAGGATTGAGAGAGTCCCCGAGCCTGGGGACAGCAGACCTCAGAAGCTGACTCGGGTCCAACTGCAGAGGATGCGGGGCCTTCACGTCATACACCTGGACACGCCCCTGTCCATATC AGAGGTGTGA